The genomic region TTGAAACCATTATTGGTGTCTCGGATTGGGAACGCGCATTACCTCAAATATTGGTGATTGATCTTGAAATGGCTTTGCCACAATTAGCCTCAACGACTTCTGATTTAATTGGGGATACCATTGATTACGGCATCGTTGCTGAGCGCATTAAATCCATCACAACAAGTCACACATTTAAACTCTTAGAGCCTTTAGCTCATCTCATTATTGAAACATTAGAAAAAGAATTTAAGTCTCCCTGGATGAAGCTTAAAATTTCAAAACCTCAGATTTTGCCGCAAGTGAAAGCTGTCGGTGTCATCTTTGAAAAAGGAAGTCGTCCTTAACCTCTCGGGTGATGTGTTTCGTGAAGTTTTTTTAAACGCTCGCGTGCCACATGTGTATAAATTTGTGTCGTTGAAATATCTGCATGCCCCAATAACATTTGAACGACTCTTAAATCTGCACCGTGATTAAGTAGATGTGTGGCAAAAGCATGTCGTAAGACATGTGGTGATAATGTTTTTTGGATGTCCGCGATCAATGCATAGCGTTTAATTAAATGCCAAAATGATTGTCGCGTCATACATTCTCCGCGTTGTGTGACAAACAAATCATCCGACACATGCTGATTAAGAATATGGGGTCTTGCTTCTTTTAAATAACGATCAATCCATTCGACAGCCACTTCTCCCATAGGGACTAATCTTGTTTTGCTGCCTTTACCTGTGACGCGAATCACACCATCACTCAAACTCACTTCAGTCACTCTTAGACTAATAAGTTCAGTCACACGCAAACCACAGGCATAAAGAAGTTCTAGCATCGCGCGATCTCGAAGACCTAAGGGTGTTTCAATTGGAGGGGCTTTTAAAAGAGATTCGACCTCAGTTTCATTTAAACTTTTAGGAAGTGATTTCGGTAACTTTGGGGCTTCTACATGAAGGGTAGGATCTTCATTGATATGACGTTCGCGTAAGTGATATCGATAGAAACGTCTCAGTGTTGCGATCAGTCTTGAAATACTTCTTGCTTTGACATGACTAAATTTATTAGCGAGATAAGCTTGAATATCGCTTTGATGAGCCTCTAATAATATTTTCTTAATACTCTTATTTAGAAATTCGGAGAACTGCATTAAATCAAAACGATAACTCTCCAAAGTATTTTTGGCTAAACCATCTTCAAGCCATAGGTGATCAATAAATTGATCGATGACTTTTTTTTCGTCATCAGAAATAACAATGGGATCTCGTGTTTTCTTCGCCATAGAAAAAGATTAACACAAATAAAAAAGCCCCGCTTTAACGGGGCTTTTTAAATTACTCAGCTGCCTTATCGGGAGCCGCCTCAGGCGCTGCCGCCTTCGGTGTTTCTGTTTTTGGAATATCTTGAATAATTTCTTTTTCGCGTGCATCTAATTTTTCACGGATACGCGCAGATTTTCCTGAACGCTCACGTAAGTAATAAAGTTTTGCACGACGCACATCACCGCGACGTTTTAATTCGATCGATGCGATGAGTGGAGAATAAGTTTGGAATGTACGTTCAACACCTTCACCTGATGAAATTTTTCTCACAGTGAATGCTGAATTGAGGCCACGATTTCTTTTTGAAATCACAACACCTTCGTAAAGCTGCACACGTTTTCTTGTACCTTCGACTACATTTACACCGACTACGACTGTGTCGCCTGGTGCAAAGCTAGGGATGGTTTTACCTAGACGAGCAATTTCTTCTTGCTCTAATAATTGAATAATATCTGCCATAATCCGTTCCTTTTAGTTATATAGAGTCTTGTTCCTGCTTATCAATTTCTTGAAGCAGCCGAGTCTCTTCTTTAGTCAACAGCCTTGCGGCCAACAAATCAGGTCGCCTGACCTTGGTTAACGCTAACGATTGCTGAAATCGCCAGGCGCTAATTCTAGCATGGTTACCCGACAATAATACATCCGGCACCTTGGATCCTTCGAACACCTCAGGCCTCGTATAGTGAGGGCAATCAAGTAAGCCATTCACAAACGAATCCTCAATAGCTGAGTTATCATCACCTAACACCCCTGGTAGTTGCCTAATAATGGCATCCATCACCACCATGGTGGGTAATTCCCCGCCACTTAATACGTAGTCACCAATTGAAATTTCTTCATCGACACTACTTTCGATCAACCGCTCATCAACCCCTTCATAACGACTCGCTAAAAAAATGAGCCCTGAAGCTTTTGACAATTCCATTACTTTTTGATGTGTGAGTGGCAATCCTCTTGGGGATAAATGAATCACTCGCACATCTTGAATACCTTTATTCATTTGCGCTTTTTTAGCCGCATCGATCGCCTTCTTTAAAGGCTCAATCATCATCAGCATGCCAGGGCCGCCGCCATAAGGCCTATCATCTACCGTGCGATGTGCATCACTCGTAAAATCTCTTGGATTCCATAACGTTAAATCTACAAACGCTTCATGAAATGCGCGAGAGGTAATACCGAAATCCTTTAATGCTTGAAACATCTCAGGAAAAAGTGTCACCACATCAAAAGATAAAGGTTTCATTTAAAAATCTTTATCCCAGTCGACTTCAATTTCTTTTTTTTCCATATCCACATTTAAAATTACATGCGGAATAAAAGGGATTAAATACTCTTTGTCGCCCTTAACGACTAGGACATCGTTCGCTCCTGTTTCCAGAAAAGTTTGAACAACACCTAAATGTTCTTGTTTCTGGTTGATGACGGCATGTCCCATCAAATCATTCCAGTAATATTCGCCTTTTTCTAAGGCGGGTAACTCATGCTTGGGTATTAAAATTGTTTTATTTCTTAACCCAAATGCTGCATCTCGATCATCGATATTTACTAACTTAGCAACGATACTATTGCCATGTATTTTTGATGTTTCGATCGAATAACTTATGGATGATTTTTCATCCCCAATAAGCCACTCTTTTTTGTTCAGAAGTTGATTGATATCTACCGTGAAGGGCTGGATCTTGATCCAACCTTTGACACCATATGGCCCACTGATGCGTGCCATGATAAATTTTTCTCTCTCACTCATATCACTTGTATCAACAAGTGAATCAAAACATTAAGCGCTTTCAGCTGGTGGTTCAGTCGCCTCAGCTGGAGCTGCTTCAGGAGCTGCGGCTTCTATTGGGGCCGCTTCTGGCGCTGCCTCAGTTGTTACTTCAGGAGCTGCTGCTTCTGCAGGTGCTTCTTCAGGCGCAGGCGCTGTTGCAGCTTCTGCTGCCTTCGCTTTTTCTTCTGCTTCTTTAGCATCCATCGCTGCTTTTAATTCTTCAGCTTTCTTAGCGGCTTCTTTAGCTTTTCTGAGCTCTACTTTATCTACGTCTTTTTTCTTTAAAGCCACGATTGCTTCTGGGCCTTTTGCATGCAGTTTAACTAAACGGTGAACTGAATCTGAGAGGAGTGCGCCATGACCTTTCCAATGTGTCACACGTTCGTTATCAATACGAAGTGCTTCGGTGCCAATCTTAGCCATTGGGTTATAAAAACCAATACGCTCAATAAAGCGTCCGTCGCGGCGATTTCTTGAATCTGCCACTACTACATTGTAAAAAGGGGTCTTTTTTGAACCGCCTCTAGAAAGTCGAATAATTACCATAATTTACACTCTTCAATTAGTTAAAAATTTTCTTAAGAAAGGGGCGGATTTTACGCTATTTTTGGCATATTTGGCAAGCAAAATCACTTTAAAGACAAGAATTTAAGGTCTCTTTTGGACTATTGGTAAGAGGTGGGATCATTAACCCCAGCTGCTTTAAAGCCGTTTTGCCTTAAACGACAAGAATCACAGACGCCACATGCATGGCCTTCTTTATCAGCCTGGTAACAGGAGACAGTTAAACTATAATCTACGCCCAATTTCATACCCTGAAGAATAATGGCTTCTTTAGAAAGATGAATCAACGGGGTGTGAAGTTGAATATTTTGCCCTTCTACAGCTGACTTGGTGGCTAAATTAGCCATTTTCTGAAATTGCTCAATATATTCGGGTCTGCAATCAGGGTAACCTGAATAATCGACGGCATTGACCCCTATAAAAATATCATGCGCACCGATCACTTCCGCCCAACCTAGCGCCAAAGTGAGCATTAAGGTATTTCGCGCGGGCACATAAGTAATCGGAATATGAGACGTTAATTCGGTTGGTACTTTTAAATCAGGATTAGTCAGCGCTGAAGTAAGCATCCAACTTAAATCCATCTCAACCGTTTTATGATCTTGTACTTTAAACAGTAAAGCAATTTTTTTAGCAGCTTCGAGCTCGGCAATATGGCGCTGGTGATAATTGACACTCAAGGCATAACATTCATAACCTTCATTTTTTGCAATCGCTAACGTGGTGGCTGAATCAAGGCCTCCTGATAAAAGAACGACAGCTTTAGACACCCGGTTTTTCTCCCCAGAGTAATTTATGCAATTGAATTTGCATGCGCACATGCAGCTGATCTTTCAAAATCCAATTCCCTAAATCAGTGACATCCAGTTTTTGATATACAGGGGAAAATAAGACGCTACATTTTTGTGTGAGCTTATATTGATCAAGTATTTTTTTAGCCCAGTCATAATCTTCACGACTACAAAGTACAAATTTAATTTCATCTTTTGATTCAATAATCGCTAAATTTTCCCAGTGATTTTTTTTCTCTTCACCTGACTCAGGCGTTTTGATATCTAAAATAATTTTAATCCGAGGGTCAACCTCTTTGATAGAAAGTCCTCCACCGGTTTCAATCGAGACTTCGTAATTGCTATCAGCCAAAGTCTTAAGAAGGTTGTGTACTTCTTTTTGTGCGAGCGGTTCACCTCCCGTCACTGTGACAAAGCGGGTGTCATATTTTTTGATCGATGCCATAATGGCCTCGATATCCATCATCGATCCACCTTGAAAAGCATAAGCGGTATCACAATAATGGCAACGCATCGGACATCCACTTAAGCGAATAAAAATCGTAGGCCATCCCATGCGAGAGGATTCACCTTGCAGTGAATAAAAAATTTCAAAGATTTTAAGTTGTATCACGTTAAGAATTTAAGACTAAAGAAGTTAAGGTGTAAAAATTTTAGGGCTTAATACTTTCTAAAACTTTTAAGCGCTTTTGAGCATTTTGGATGACATCACTCTTAGGATATTTTTTAATTAAATCCTTTAAGCTTTTTTTGGCTTCAGGGATAAGCGCCAATTGAATTTGTGCATTGGCTAAACCTAATAAAGCTTCTGGATTTTTTGCAAAATCAGGATGCTGATCGAGTAATTTTTGAT from Candidatus Methylopumilus universalis harbors:
- the folB gene encoding dihydroneopterin aldolase → MTAPLIFIEEMKVETIIGVSDWERALPQILVIDLEMALPQLASTTSDLIGDTIDYGIVAERIKSITTSHTFKLLEPLAHLIIETLEKEFKSPWMKLKISKPQILPQVKAVGVIFEKGSRP
- the xerD gene encoding site-specific tyrosine recombinase XerD is translated as MAKKTRDPIVISDDEKKVIDQFIDHLWLEDGLAKNTLESYRFDLMQFSEFLNKSIKKILLEAHQSDIQAYLANKFSHVKARSISRLIATLRRFYRYHLRERHINEDPTLHVEAPKLPKSLPKSLNETEVESLLKAPPIETPLGLRDRAMLELLYACGLRVTELISLRVTEVSLSDGVIRVTGKGSKTRLVPMGEVAVEWIDRYLKEARPHILNQHVSDDLFVTQRGECMTRQSFWHLIKRYALIADIQKTLSPHVLRHAFATHLLNHGADLRVVQMLLGHADISTTQIYTHVARERLKKLHETHHPRG
- the rplS gene encoding 50S ribosomal protein L19 — encoded protein: MADIIQLLEQEEIARLGKTIPSFAPGDTVVVGVNVVEGTRKRVQLYEGVVISKRNRGLNSAFTVRKISSGEGVERTFQTYSPLIASIELKRRGDVRRAKLYYLRERSGKSARIREKLDAREKEIIQDIPKTETPKAAAPEAAPDKAAE
- the trmD gene encoding tRNA (guanosine(37)-N1)-methyltransferase TrmD; amino-acid sequence: MKPLSFDVVTLFPEMFQALKDFGITSRAFHEAFVDLTLWNPRDFTSDAHRTVDDRPYGGGPGMLMMIEPLKKAIDAAKKAQMNKGIQDVRVIHLSPRGLPLTHQKVMELSKASGLIFLASRYEGVDERLIESSVDEEISIGDYVLSGGELPTMVVMDAIIRQLPGVLGDDNSAIEDSFVNGLLDCPHYTRPEVFEGSKVPDVLLSGNHARISAWRFQQSLALTKVRRPDLLAARLLTKEETRLLQEIDKQEQDSI
- the rimM gene encoding ribosome maturation factor RimM (Essential for efficient processing of 16S rRNA), which codes for MARISGPYGVKGWIKIQPFTVDINQLLNKKEWLIGDEKSSISYSIETSKIHGNSIVAKLVNIDDRDAAFGLRNKTILIPKHELPALEKGEYYWNDLMGHAVINQKQEHLGVVQTFLETGANDVLVVKGDKEYLIPFIPHVILNVDMEKKEIEVDWDKDF
- the rpsP gene encoding 30S ribosomal protein S16; the encoded protein is MVIIRLSRGGSKKTPFYNVVVADSRNRRDGRFIERIGFYNPMAKIGTEALRIDNERVTHWKGHGALLSDSVHRLVKLHAKGPEAIVALKKKDVDKVELRKAKEAAKKAEELKAAMDAKEAEEKAKAAEAATAPAPEEAPAEAAAPEVTTEAAPEAAPIEAAAPEAAPAEATEPPAESA
- the queC gene encoding 7-cyano-7-deazaguanine synthase QueC encodes the protein MCACKFNCINYSGEKNRVSKAVVLLSGGLDSATTLAIAKNEGYECYALSVNYHQRHIAELEAAKKIALLFKVQDHKTVEMDLSWMLTSALTNPDLKVPTELTSHIPITYVPARNTLMLTLALGWAEVIGAHDIFIGVNAVDYSGYPDCRPEYIEQFQKMANLATKSAVEGQNIQLHTPLIHLSKEAIILQGMKLGVDYSLTVSCYQADKEGHACGVCDSCRLRQNGFKAAGVNDPTSYQ
- the queE gene encoding 7-carboxy-7-deazaguanine synthase QueE; this encodes MQLKIFEIFYSLQGESSRMGWPTIFIRLSGCPMRCHYCDTAYAFQGGSMMDIEAIMASIKKYDTRFVTVTGGEPLAQKEVHNLLKTLADSNYEVSIETGGGLSIKEVDPRIKIILDIKTPESGEEKKNHWENLAIIESKDEIKFVLCSREDYDWAKKILDQYKLTQKCSVLFSPVYQKLDVTDLGNWILKDQLHVRMQIQLHKLLWGEKPGV